The following coding sequences are from one Deinococcus aerius window:
- a CDS encoding GNAT family N-acetyltransferase codes for MGSPAPGSVTGLNIRPATPADAPTIAHHRYPDEEDAAERPTYVAWVGLALERDLYVGFLGITGGGEVVAGAGLTLLEWGPTRGNPQPYRARLVNVWTRPGFRRRGLARELVLLCLEITRQRGIAHVSLGTSGVARPLYESLGFRASKAEMVRHARRPERR; via the coding sequence ATGGGGTCACCCGCGCCCGGCAGCGTGACGGGGCTGAACATCCGCCCCGCAACGCCCGCCGACGCCCCCACCATCGCCCACCACCGCTACCCCGACGAGGAGGACGCTGCCGAGCGCCCCACCTACGTCGCCTGGGTCGGGCTAGCCTTGGAACGGGATCTGTACGTTGGTTTTTTGGGCATCACGGGCGGGGGAGAGGTCGTCGCCGGGGCCGGGCTCACGCTGCTGGAGTGGGGGCCGACGCGGGGGAACCCGCAGCCGTACCGGGCGCGGCTGGTGAACGTGTGGACCCGCCCAGGCTTCCGGCGGCGGGGCCTGGCCCGGGAACTCGTCTTACTTTGCCTGGAAATTACCCGTCAGCGCGGCATCGCCCACGTCAGCCTGGGTACGAGCGGGGTGGCCCGCCCGCTCTACGAGTCGCTGGGCTTCCGGGCGAGCAAGGCAGAGATGGTTCGGCATGCGCGGCGCCCGGAACGCCGGTGA
- the panB gene encoding 3-methyl-2-oxobutanoate hydroxymethyltransferase: MKRSVPDLLHAQEPLVMVTAYDYPGGRHAEAAGVDLILVGDSLGNVVLGYDSTAPVTLDDMIHHARAVRRGAKDTFLVVDLPFGTYHTGVTDAMRSAVRVIQETGADAVKMEGSSPEVLEVVSVLSRNGVPVMGHVGLMPQTATAQGGLKVQGRDEESARRTLEGALALEAAGAFAVVLEAIPARLARLITERLRIPTIGIGAGVHCRGQVLVYHDLLGLYEGDEKKLAKRYAELGKGAREAISAYAREVRAREFPTRDQSFVMKDDVLGKLY; encoded by the coding sequence ATGAAACGCAGCGTTCCCGACCTCCTGCATGCCCAGGAACCGCTGGTGATGGTCACCGCCTACGACTACCCGGGCGGGCGGCACGCCGAGGCGGCGGGCGTGGACCTGATCCTGGTGGGCGACAGCCTGGGGAACGTGGTGCTGGGCTACGACTCGACCGCACCCGTCACGCTGGACGACATGATCCACCACGCGCGGGCGGTGCGGCGGGGGGCGAAGGACACCTTCCTGGTCGTGGACCTGCCGTTCGGCACCTACCACACCGGGGTGACGGACGCGATGCGGAGCGCCGTGCGCGTGATTCAGGAGACGGGCGCCGACGCGGTGAAGATGGAAGGCTCCAGCCCCGAGGTGCTGGAGGTCGTCTCGGTGCTGAGTCGCAACGGGGTGCCCGTGATGGGGCATGTCGGCCTGATGCCCCAGACCGCGACCGCCCAGGGCGGCCTGAAGGTGCAGGGCCGGGACGAGGAAAGTGCCCGGCGGACGCTGGAGGGGGCGCTGGCGCTGGAGGCTGCCGGAGCCTTTGCGGTCGTGCTGGAGGCGATTCCCGCCCGGCTCGCCCGGCTGATTACCGAGCGGCTCCGTATCCCGACCATCGGCATCGGCGCCGGGGTCCACTGCCGGGGCCAGGTCCTCGTGTACCACGACCTGCTCGGCCTGTACGAGGGCGACGAGAAGAAGCTCGCCAAGCGCTACGCCGAGCTGGGCAAGGGGGCGCGCGAGGCCATCAGCGCCTACGCCCGGGAGGTGCGCGCCCGCGAGTTCCCGACGAGGGACCAGAGCTTCGTGATGAAGGATGACGTGCTGGGCAAGCTGTACTGA
- a CDS encoding GGDEF domain-containing protein: protein MTPGPLRPEDLPAQVTRLYFGAVVPLIAAILVWGAVVPPDDLSVPTLVFAGLLLLTAAAYLLLPRRWEWPLRLIAAGTQVLFVTALTLFGLGVRGDEQALHTLLLVVPFTQLVWSLLFFDRPRVGRVLGLALAVTATLLVMRWDRTSPQPEPGTAPLLLVVCLMAQVFGWAFVNLHRRVIAGERSARRDPLTGLLNRRAFEEASATPGPPGVLAVLDIDHFKAVNDRHGHETGDDVLRVVAEVLATVVGRYGEVYRWGGEEFVVCLPGSYAFSAHLLMERVRREVAGRTLVEGPAITLSIGLGAYAPGQSPRQAFASADAALLAAKNAGRNRIVTAPAT, encoded by the coding sequence ATGACGCCCGGCCCGCTCCGACCGGAAGACCTGCCCGCGCAGGTCACCCGCCTGTATTTCGGGGCGGTCGTGCCGCTGATCGCGGCGATCCTGGTATGGGGGGCCGTGGTGCCCCCCGACGACCTGAGCGTGCCCACGCTGGTGTTCGCGGGCCTGCTGCTCCTGACAGCCGCCGCCTACCTCCTGCTGCCCAGGCGCTGGGAGTGGCCGCTGCGCCTGATCGCCGCAGGAACCCAGGTGCTGTTCGTGACGGCCCTAACGCTCTTCGGGCTGGGCGTTCGTGGCGACGAGCAGGCGCTTCATACCCTGCTGCTCGTCGTGCCGTTCACCCAGCTCGTCTGGAGCCTGCTGTTTTTCGACCGCCCCCGGGTGGGCCGCGTCCTGGGGCTGGCCCTGGCCGTGACCGCCACCCTGCTCGTGATGCGCTGGGACCGCACCAGCCCCCAGCCCGAGCCCGGAACGGCGCCCCTGCTGCTGGTCGTCTGCCTGATGGCCCAGGTGTTCGGCTGGGCCTTTGTCAACCTGCACCGGCGCGTGATCGCGGGGGAACGCAGCGCCCGGCGCGACCCCCTCACGGGCCTGCTCAACCGCCGGGCCTTTGAGGAGGCGAGTGCCACCCCCGGCCCCCCGGGCGTGCTGGCCGTCCTCGACATCGACCACTTCAAGGCCGTGAATGACCGCCACGGCCACGAGACGGGCGACGACGTGCTGCGGGTCGTCGCCGAGGTGCTGGCGACCGTCGTGGGCCGCTACGGCGAGGTGTACCGCTGGGGCGGCGAGGAATTCGTCGTGTGCCTGCCCGGCTCCTACGCCTTCAGCGCCCACCTGCTGATGGAGCGGGTCCGGCGCGAGGTGGCGGGGCGCACCCTGGTGGAGGGTCCGGCGATCACCCTCAGCATCGGCCTGGGAGCCTACGCGCCGGGCCAGTCCCCGCGCCAGGCTTTCGCCAGCGCCGACGCCGCCCTGCTCGCCGCCAAGAATGCCGGGCGCAACCGCATCGTGACGGCGCCCGCGACGTAG
- a CDS encoding ATP-binding protein produces MTAVQGQVKARTLGELLQTPEYAGRTPFDGQVRTVQDEVRENLTRKLRNGEELFPGVVGYDETVIPQLTNALLARQNFILLGLRGQAKSRILRAITGLLDEYVPVIDGVDMPDDPLNPIGAEGRHLLEVHGLELPIRWLPRQDRYVEKLATPDVTVADLIGDVDPIKAARLGTSLGDTRSMHFGLLPRANRGIFAVNELADLAPKVQVALFNILQEGDVQIKGYPIRLELDVMLVFSANPEDYTARGKIVTPLKDRIGSEIRTHYPSDVRLGMDITAQEAVRAEGVTVPDFIAELIEEIAFQAREDGRVDKMSGVSQRLPISLMEVASANAERRSLISGDTPVVRVSDVYAGLPAITGKLELEYEGELKGADVVARDVIRKAAGAVYARRYASFDTRALEKWFEDGNVFRFPQSGDASAAMRSTKAVPGLTEIAAQVAGSGDDAVRASAAEFVLEGLYGRKKLSRAEETYAAPEPEVRQQRGGRWN; encoded by the coding sequence ATGACTGCCGTACAGGGACAGGTGAAGGCCAGGACGCTCGGGGAACTCCTTCAGACGCCGGAATACGCGGGCCGCACGCCCTTTGACGGTCAGGTGCGGACGGTGCAGGACGAGGTGCGCGAGAACCTGACGCGCAAGCTGCGAAACGGCGAGGAACTCTTTCCCGGCGTGGTCGGCTACGACGAGACGGTGATTCCGCAACTCACCAACGCGCTGCTGGCGCGGCAAAACTTCATCCTGCTGGGGCTGCGCGGGCAGGCCAAGAGCCGCATCCTGCGCGCGATCACCGGGCTGCTCGACGAATACGTGCCCGTGATCGACGGGGTGGACATGCCCGACGATCCCCTCAACCCTATCGGGGCTGAGGGCCGCCATCTGCTCGAAGTCCACGGCCTGGAGTTGCCCATCCGCTGGCTGCCGCGCCAGGACCGCTACGTGGAGAAGCTCGCCACCCCTGACGTGACGGTGGCCGACCTGATCGGCGACGTGGACCCCATCAAGGCCGCCCGGCTCGGCACGTCCCTCGGCGACACCCGCTCCATGCACTTCGGGCTGCTGCCGCGCGCCAACCGGGGCATTTTCGCGGTGAACGAGCTCGCCGACCTGGCGCCCAAGGTGCAGGTGGCCCTCTTCAACATCCTTCAGGAGGGGGACGTGCAGATCAAGGGCTACCCCATCCGGCTGGAACTCGACGTGATGCTCGTCTTCTCGGCCAACCCCGAGGACTACACGGCGCGCGGCAAGATCGTCACGCCGCTCAAGGACCGCATCGGCAGTGAGATCCGCACCCACTACCCCAGCGACGTGCGGCTGGGGATGGACATCACCGCGCAGGAGGCGGTGCGGGCCGAGGGCGTCACGGTGCCCGACTTCATCGCCGAACTCATCGAGGAGATCGCCTTCCAGGCGCGCGAGGACGGGCGGGTGGACAAGATGAGCGGCGTGTCGCAGCGCCTCCCGATCTCGCTGATGGAGGTGGCGTCCGCGAACGCCGAGCGCCGCAGCCTGATTTCCGGCGACACCCCAGTCGTGCGGGTCAGCGACGTGTACGCGGGCCTCCCCGCCATCACCGGCAAGCTGGAGCTGGAGTACGAGGGGGAACTCAAGGGCGCCGACGTGGTCGCCCGCGACGTGATCCGCAAGGCTGCCGGGGCGGTGTACGCCCGCCGCTACGCGAGCTTCGATACCCGCGCGCTGGAGAAGTGGTTCGAGGACGGCAACGTGTTCCGCTTCCCGCAGTCCGGCGACGCTTCGGCGGCGATGCGGTCCACCAAGGCGGTGCCCGGCTTGACCGAGATCGCCGCGCAGGTCGCGGGCAGCGGTGACGACGCCGTGCGCGCCTCCGCGGCCGAGTTCGTGCTGGAGGGCCTGTACGGGCGCAAGAAGCTCTCGCGGGCCGAGGAGACCTACGCCGCCCCCGAGCCCGAGGTGCGCCAGCAGCGCGGGGGCCGCTGGAACTGA